DNA from Solanum stenotomum isolate F172 chromosome 3, ASM1918654v1, whole genome shotgun sequence:
caacgagtttttattttgactaatttttttcaagtaaaatatatGTCTAAACTATTTGTTTGTCCCTCCACCAATcgaaaattttctattttttttacattgcGTTAAGTGCAATTTGAACCtactttagtcttttcatttacccgttaaaaaagaaatcattATTGCTGCTAAGCTGTAACAATCACCAGTACTACAAATGATTAATTTTGAAAGTGAAATATCGACTAATTTAGTTGTCATAACAAACTAACATCCATATACCACAATAACAGCtaatattattcttatattaGTCAACATAAATTTTCAACTATagtaaatatattaattaagtcCCATGTTCATATTCAGGTCAGCCCGGAATTATATGGAGACAACTATCCTAGGTTCTTTACTTATTGGACGgtaagtattttaatttttcttcgtATCTCATATGTCAgtgtataaaatttaaattttataatgtaattttggAACGCAGACGGATGCATACCAAGCTACAGGATGTTACAACTTATTATGCTCAGGTTTTGTTCAAATAAACAATAGGATTGCTATGGGAGCTGCAATATCTCCAAGATCATCTGTTAATGGTAGACAATTTGATATTGGCATAATGATATGGAAggtaatatttaattttttttttcctataatatttatattttttattcttttttttataatctaataaaaaaaggttaaaaagtATTTTAGCTGTTTTGCACTTCCCCACCCACCAAAAAATGTTTAGTAcgttttccctttttcttttagGCATGCGTATAGGACATTTTTGGTGAGCTGACAAAAAcgtaatagtaatatatattatattatattccttacaaaaaaaaaatattttttattttttaaaatacaatatttaagaATAGTAAATTGCAAGATTCTCTAAACATTGTTGAGTCAACTTTACATTTTGCATCTTCAATTTAATATTCTATTTTCTTGCTAGCTGACATCTAACAACTTTTAGGTCTAACAGTTTAATATTTTGGAACTACTACATTTCTTGTTTCCACACTTGTTTCTCTTGGACTCTTGTtttgcatattttattttatttggtcctatgtattttaatatttgttgGAGCAGATAACATTTTTAGGTCGTAAGGGGCGGTGTTGCACATCCGATTTACGGAATAAGTAAAATAACGTTAATAGTAGTGATATTTCATTTTTGTCTTTCTGCTTCACTTATACTACACTACTGACTCGAAGACTTGAGAGACCTTTGCGTAGTAATGAATGAAGGGAAGCTCTTCGAGCTTTCTCTGTCAGCAGATTATGTAGGGGTTGGCCTTATAAAACTCTCCAAGACTCGGTTCCCTCTCCTCTACACTTATTACGTCAAAAATAGTCAGCGACATTCTATAAGCGACTTGCTCCTCTAGTAGACATTAATGATATTCGTGAATTTGTTTCAAGGTCTCTACTTTACGTAAACAATGTTATTTTCAGTGTCATTATTCCTACTTCTGCAGCCTCTTTTTTAAACGGCTACATgtaattatcttttaaataatttgataagTAGACCAACTAATTAATTTGTCTTGTTTGTAGGATCCAAAGCATGGACACTGGTGGCTAGAATTCGGGTCGGGTCTATTAGTTGGATACTGGCCAGATTTCTTGTTTAGCCATTTAAGAGGACATGCAAGCATGGTACAATTTGGAGGTGAAGTAGTGAACTCAAGATCAATGGGATATCACACTTCAACACAAATGGGAAGTGGACATTTTGCTGATGAAGGATTTGGAAAAGCTtcttattttagaaatttgCAAGTTGTTGATTGGGATAATAACTTGATTCCTTTGTCAAATCTTCATCTATTAGCTGACCATCCAAATTGCTATGATATTAGAGCtggaaaaaataatgtttggggtaattatttttactatgGTGGTCCAGGAAGAAATTCAAGGTGTCCATagttggaaaagaaaaaaagagtgcaattaatttcattttggtCTTGTAGAGTgtcctatttttaattttttggtctTTTGCGTCCCTATTTTGACCTAGGATATAGAAGGTTTGGGTCATTTCTATGATTCTTTCATATATAACAAAAAACTTAGTTTGCTCCAAAGTTACTTATTTGACCATCATGAGCTGATGTAAATATTTTGGTGAGAAGTTGATAGTATTGATTTACAATCTATAtctatgtttattttttgtcaattgATGGAAATTGTAAAAGTAGAAAAATTGAACCACCACACCTACCATTGGAACTTGGAAATTTAAAGTCCAAGATGTTCGGGTCAACTTTTGTGCACCTCTCAACTAATTTTACGAGGTACGTAATATCTCCACCATCAGCATAACTACCTAGTAACTCTGAAGCAAGACttgaatagaaaattaaatttgagactTCACGGTGCTAACTAGTATGTTGGGAAATTCAATTACCCAATATATCTGTCTTATTCTGTGCCAGTGAGATTACAGATACAGAAAGCAAGAAAACttcatattttcaaatatttttttctagtgAGATAATGTTGATAGTAACGTTAATGTAGATATTGCATGTGGGAAGCATGGGAAGAATACAATATAACTGGCATACGTCTTAAGTTATGAACCTTCCCAggcattataataataataaaaaaaatccaacaaaagactgatttttttattatgattataagAGAAGTTAGAGGCCTAGTCAACCCAACAAAAGCATCCATAAATGAAGACAATCCAAGTTCACTAATCAAGAACATGGtttttatcaagaaaatatttaaaaaggtaaaacttGTAGCAGGGATTTGGTTCTTGTCTTTGTTTAAAATGTCTCAAGTCAATTTTTAGGTTAGCTGAAGAACGTCATACTTGTGGATCATGCAGTATTTGAGATTATATGCCTTAAAGTAGTTAAGTTATATGTAGCCGCAGTCAATCATTTTTATCAGAACGAACTTCAACAATATATGAAGGAAAAGGCATACATTTTCACCTTAACTTGTtacgaaaagtcagttacatgTTTATACTATTGGGATGATCTATTACACACTTGAATtacttaaaagtgaatttatttaaaCTCTGACGCACATACAACCAGTTACATGATGAGAGAGTGTTTTACACTCGCGCCACATCATCACCATGTCACTGCCACATCAACAATTAcgacattttaaaaaaaaaaaaaccaattccactcaatttcttcttattcttcccCATTCACCATCAAACCCACCATTAAATCACTACCATTGATGCTATTTCACTTCTCCACCACCATAGATTTCACCACCCATAATCAAATTTACCATCGGAATCTTTCCACAACCATTGCCATCATAAAAAATCGATAACGAACATCATAAATTTAACTAAATTCACCATCAGAACCATATCACAATCATAACCATAAATTCACCATCCACATCAAAATCACGAGtttcattgtcattatcaaaattaaaagtcaTACTACCACTAATTTTTCACCCATCACCAAACCCACcacaaaaaattatcacaatatacaaatttcattcaAGCTCAAAGAGGAGAATTGTGAAAACTTGCAATATTTGTTTGCAAAGATTTTAGTCAGACAATTGAAAAATTAGTGCTCGATTTACTATTactgattttgaagaaaatctaGAGATGGTTTTTCTGAGAGAAAAGAAAGATCTATgaatatacatttaaaaattaaattttgttcaaaaacccaaaaactttttacacaaaaaaagcAAGATCTGAAAATATTCTTATTGCAAATGCtcacaatcaacaaaaaaaatacaaaaataaactgAATAATCCGTGCTTGATTTGACGAATTTGATGTGAAAATAGTAAGGATTGATTAATTTTAGATGTCTCACCCGAAATTTTTTCGAACAATGAGCCTAATCAATTGAACAACTTCACAATCGAATTTCTATCCCGCAatgttgttttttatttttctcttggaaatttatcatgaaaaaattatttttcacattaGCCATAGCAAAAAGAGTGTTtgtgataagaaaaaaatggaggaagaagaaaggTAGGGTAACCTGAAGGAGAAGGGTGGGGGTGGGAAAAAATTGCCTTTTTTTCTACTCAAACGcaccttatttattttttatttaatcttattTCCATGTCAGCTTTGAGAGttttaaattcacttttgagtaGTATAAGTGTGTAATGGGTCACCTCAATGGTTTAagtgtgtaactgacttttcggtaCAACTTCAAAGGTGAATTTATGCCTTTTCTCATATATGAATGAACATTAGACTAAACTTCGATCATACGAAACTTCAAACATTTGTCAACAGTTAGGCAAGCCTAAGTTCAAACAAACTGTTCCAAAGTGGTTAGATGTACACTTTTCAAAGTTCAGACCATGACTAATGTAAGTAAAACGCAGGAATATTTAATTCTCCAACATGTTCAAGCATTTAAGAATAAAACAATAGTCAAATCATATTATCAGAGATACTCCATCTATTATTCCGTATTAACTGAATATGTAAGGTAATGCATgcatattaaaagaaaaatattcaagaaCATAATTTTCCCTATTGCGctttgtgaaatcataaatataactttatAAGTAGTGTAATGTAGCTCCTAGTAGTAATGGAAACACTAACATGTAAAAGAGGGTGATGATAAACCTGATGTACTCCTTCAGAATCAGCGTGCTGTCATCTATCGATATGCGAAGGACATGAACTTCTTATTTCATATATGTATACAGATATTCCTAACGAGAAAAAGCACCACCTAATTTTGTCAAAGGATCATCGATAAAGGCAACTAGGTCTTCAGAACTCTGAACTTGAGATCTAACAAAACTAGTACACATCAAGTCTGTACACTGCAATAATGTGGGGGTCATCTCATCTGTGTCATATATCAGTTCATATGTTTTTCCAACAGCTGCACAGAGTTCTATAAACGAGTGATCCTCCAAGTTGTTCCTCAAGTCAAGTAAAACACCTTGTCTGTCCCCTGTATTTATGGGTTTCATTTTCACAGCGGTACTTCTTATTGATTCGAGGTTAAAACATATATGCTGCAGTGCTTTTGATGGTTTCCGACTTGTTTCGTTCTTTACCTGGGCAAATGTATGTAGTAGGACTACATTTGCAAAGGCAAAGCGCAcaatgaagatgaagaagtcgTAGAAATTCATGCCtacaaaagaaaaggaaaaaatagcCGGATTGTCAAGATGCTGGCACCATCAATCAGATGATTACTGTTCTCCCTTCTTTAAGTGAACTCacaaagaatttcaaacaaaagaTAACAAAGCCCAAAACAAACAGTCATGTTAGAAGACTAGGCTAACCCACAATTGTAAGTTCGTTACACAATGCTGTACATCCCCCAGGACCCCACCATTATCTTGCTAAACATACTAGAACTTTTGATCAAGGGCAGACCTGTATTAGCGGCAAGATTTCGTTGGCAAAGCTCCTCAAAGTCATCGCATCCTTTGAGGTCTTCAATGTATTCACTAGCCTCATTGTAATCTTTTAAAAGCAAATCCCACTAATATCACATATACAGATATGATTAGTTTCTGAGGAAAAGATAATAACTATATTCATGTAAAAGGCTAGTAAGCAAGCATTTTATAGCAATTTTACTTACCACCCAAGATAAATTATATCCATTGAACCAGTTATGATTTATGGATATGGTATCCTCCTGCAATTCATGTAACATACTTTGATGTAGCAGAGATACATGCCCTAGATTCTTGAAATAAATACTAGAAATCTGTATCTCAAATGCAATTCTCAGCTTAATAACATGCAAAGATTGATCATATCTTCCTTCCAACAGCCATATAAGAACAGTTAGAACGATCCGTCTTTTACCAGAATCTACTGTCAATTGTTATGAGAAACAGATCCAAGTTAACAATGGATCCCCTACAGAAATATATATACCCTGTCCGTGTTAAACAGTTATGTCCAGTATACGTGGAAGATATTTCATCTGAAACTAAGCGATAAGCGATTCATTCTCATCTAACATGTGATGGATGTAATTAGGACAGTAACCACCTCACTACTAGATCCTTTTATGGAACTCAAGAGTAAAACTTTCCAAGAGACCAAATTGCAGCGGTACTTGTTTCAATTTTAGCACTATAACCCCATAAGCCATAGGTCAGCTTTATAGAAAGCACTAAGCAGTAAGCAGTGTAGTAAAAGGAGGAAGTTAGGATCTAATACAAGGTAAACTACTCAAGTTTTTCAGTTGAATGAAAAGCTGTAGATAATTTATACTATATGAAGAAACATAGGCCATGAAAAATAAGACACATTTGATTAAAGCAACAATACCAGATTATGAACTTGATGATACCATCCACTGGGAACGAAGATTACTTCATTTTCCTCTTGGGTGCACTCCCACCAGATAGCCTGAACTTATGATGGAAGTcaaaaactaaacactaaaaagcCGAAAGAACACTTAAATCCCAAGGAAAAATTGCCAGAGAGACATACTTTATGGAAAAAGTAACTAGCAAATTACCTTTTCAAATCCAGGAAATTTTGATTGAGAAACGTCAGCAAAGATgtcatatacggaacttttcaTATTCCTGAGTAAACAAAGAGAATAAATATGTGAACTCACCGAAGATAGAAGCATCGTTTGTTCCACTAACATCTTTTTCCCTATTAAAGTAATTTACTTATAGCAATACAGGGCAACTTTATCACTTTAAACCAATCATAAGTGCCATTACAAGTTTATAGTTATCAATAACAGTATGAAAGGGAAAACACATAATGTGAAGATTTGAATTTTACATCATTTTGTAATGCATTGATCTAGGAAACTGATAGTTATTCACACGTGTTTGATGTTCCTATGTTAATATTCTGTGACATCTGTCTATAGAAGATTGTGAATATATGTAAAACCAACATAAAATATGTGCAAACTTCTTTTGAGATACATGTTTGCGTTGATATGGCGCATCTGCTTGGACCTTGACATCAGAACTTTCAGGGTTCAGCAGCGTACATTTCTTTCTCAGTCACTCAgacaatttttttccaaatattcACAGTTTCAACTCAATATCATTTTCAAAGTTTATGGAAAATGTTGGcaggaaaagaaaaatggtcTGAGGAAAGTCCATGGATACCAAAAGAATGTACTACACCTGTCAAAAACCAAGTGATGTTGACTTGGAGGCAGAAAATACCACTGTTTTTTTCCACAGACATTTGCAGACCAACTGTATGACCTGAATACATCGGCATGAAGAGGTGTCCATGTTCCTACATCCATTTCAAAAGTTTAAAAACTTCTCAAAAGTACTAGGTattggattaaaaaaaaactaatttattgCTCGAGCCATGGAAAATAACAACCGTGTCTCACAAGAAAGAAATTACCGCGACAATGGTCAGACCTTTTGATCCCATGTATACAAAACGATAGTCAGAGCAACTTATTTTATCTCTCTCACTATATGTATCAGGATCATTATGCATACGAAATTTGTCAAGATAGAAATTCAGCCAGTCATCTGAAAAGTCCATGGGAGTTCTGTATGCAATATACTCTGGATATTCCTAAAAaggtttgaatttcaaaatta
Protein-coding regions in this window:
- the LOC125860860 gene encoding uncharacterized protein LOC125860860, with amino-acid sequence MVLKIGGRIEKVNGRELTYSEFAEKYMSQNQPVLLTGLMDDWRACKDWVLANGKPNLHFFSTHFGKSKVQVADCGTREFTDQKRIEMTVSEFVDHWLRDCGAGDGSLLYLKDWHFVKEYPEYIAYRTPMDFSDDWLNFYLDKFRMHNDPDTYSERDKISCSDYRFVYMGSKGTWTPLHADVFRSYSWSANVCGKKQWYFLPPSQHHLVFDRNMKSSVYDIFADVSQSKFPGFEKAIWWECTQEENEVIFVPSGWYHQVHNLEDTISINHNWFNGYNLSWVWDLLLKDYNEASEYIEDLKGCDDFEELCQRNLAANTGMNFYDFFIFIVRFAFANVVLLHTFAQVKNETSRKPSKALQHICFNLESIRSTAVKMKPINTGDRQGVLLDLRNNLEDHSFIELCAAVGKTYELIYDTDEMTPTLLQCTDLMCTSFVRSQVQSSEDLVAFIDDPLTKLGGAFSR